TAGTTTCATGCAATGACGACAAAAGTAAAGCTTGGTAAGAGGGTTTAGCAGACCGCAGATACACGCGTATTCTACCCGATTTAACAAATTGAAGAACTCCATCGTGACGGGCACTAAACTCAGAAAGTTAACACCGAACTCCGtctactttaaaaaaaaccaacgcaCTGCAAAAAAGTTTACCAAGTTGCAGCTCACTTGAAGAAGACAAACGGAGGATGTCAGTTTTGacagcaataaaaataacacgCCCGCAATACCGGTTGGTTGGGGAAAACTGAACAACAATTAGAGACAATTTAAACTGTTTTAGAGAAAATGTAATGTCTACAAGAATGTGAATTAAATCTCGTTGTTAATCAAGcaaaaatgtgtaaattaGTTATTTGCGATTTTGTACAATAAATCAGAACTTTCCTTTGAACCCTCATGTCATGAGATCTAACGTCAaattagtgtttttttgtcccaACCTGGCCGTAGCCAAATATTTTGTTCTAGAGCATTTCACAACAGCTGTCAGTTCGATCCGGGAAAGGTGTACGTGTCTCTGGTGCAAATCAACGcaatagtgtgtgtgtttgtgtgtgtgtgtattttcctCACTCGGAACCGCCATCCAGGCAATTAGGAGCAGTTTTCTGCTGCTTTTGCTACCCTGTTTTTCTATCAAAATCGCATTTAACTTTACCAGACGCTTCTGTTTTTCAGTGGTGGTGCTGCCGTACACATAAGAATTTGGTTTATgcgaggaaaacaaaaccaaaaagggAAGCCTCGGTTAGCGCTTCCCGTAGTGGTATCGTTTATGCGtgatttgaaacatttatttgGCCTGCGCCGGGTGAATTGTCCTGCTCTACGACACCGATCGGATCGACCAGCTTTGGAGCCGGTTAAATATTTCCACACTTGATCCGGCATTTCCATCTCCCTCATTGGGGGAAAGCGGTGGAAATTTGTTTTCAGTGTTGTCATCGTTTTTTCATCCACATTATCCCCCGTTCCTTCCTTCTTCTTAATCAATCTTTAGTAAACCGGGTGTGATTTTAGCTAGCGAGATTTTTGCATAGTACACACCTCATTCATACCAGTTCGGAGCATCGGAAAATaacaagaaaagcaacatgGCTACCAGTTTGAAATTTGTGTTATTCCAATATATAATGGTAAGTTAAAGTAATGCTAAAATGCGAACCGTTCACGTTTCGTTATATATATATCGTTATATCGTTATATATAACGTTATATATcgtcatatatatatatatatatatatatatatatatatatatatatatatatatatatatatatatatatatatatatatatatatatatatatcatatCATATCATATTATATGGCTAATAAGAGAGCTTAGCATAATTGCAATATAGAGTGTGGTACTGTTGCCACATCCAATAATGCATTAACTTCACGATTGCGTAAAATAACTACGTTTGCTTTCATCGTgataacaaagttagttagaAAGGCATACTTCGAGTACTTTCTGAATATTTAATCATATTCATTGCCTCTTGTAGGTTGTCTACACATTCTACAACCCTACGAATAGCGGAGCTGTTCAGCTAAACAGTGAAAATATCGACATGACTCTCGGTACGTATATTACAACTCAACTCTTTTAAACGTTCCATTATCACGCTTCTGTTCTCGCCGAAAAAGATGTTACTTTCATGTATCAGAAAGCAGTTATCTGCGCTATCATTTCTTCAAATTAACAATGACGACGGCAGAAGATGTGTTCAATTCATACTTCTTTATCAGCCGCTATTTCGCAGGACGGGTTTCTAAATGAATACTGTTGTAAAAAAATCAACGGTCTAGACGGAAATAGCAGGGCACGACTACGACGAATAGGTTTTATAATCATAATGCTCTTCGCGGGTTTCACAATGccattttttctgtgtgtttacACAACTGTTGGAAGTAGGATACATTCAGAATTGAAAAATATGATTGGTGCGAAAGCGTGGTACAGAACTCTGCGTAAAATGCAATTTAGCAAAATTGTCAATgtttaatattcattttcTCTTATTTTCGACTTCAGCGTCTAATGAATTAGTTTTGATCAACTTCTATGCTGACTGGTGCCGATTCAGTAACATACTGCAGCCCATCTTCGACGAGGCAGCTGAAAAGGTAAGTAATACAAACACACCATTCTATTTGGTTCATAGAGTCTTCATCAAAAAATCCGAAATCAACACAGCACAGTAAGAGGTATTGTGTCAACAATAAACCGTTCAAAACTGCTACAATCAACTTCAAGCTATAAGCTATTGCTGTTGTTAACTCATACTTTAAATGATTCTTGTTTCGATCGCATAGGAATGTTAGgaatttttgattattttagaACAAATGCGTATAAAgcaaattctttccatttgccAGGTCCAAACAGCATTCCCTGAATCGGGGAAGGTCGTAATGGGTAAAGTGGATTGCGATCGTGAATCTGCTGTGGCGTCACGTTTCCACATCACCAAATATCCTACGCTGAAGGTGCTGCGCAACGGACAACCTACCAAACGCGAATATCGTGGAGCGCGCACGGTCGAGGCATTCACAGAGTTTATACGCAAGCAGCTAGAAGATCCGATACGGGAGTTTCAGAACATAAAGGATTTGGAGCAGCTTGATTCGAAGAAACGTATCGTGGTGGGATATTTCGATCGCCGTGACATGCCCGAGTACAACACGTTTCGGAGGGTCGCAACGAACCTGAAGGAAGATTGTCAATTCCATGTTGGCTTTGGAGATGTAGTACAGGCATTGCATCCTCCAGGTAtaaaaccgttaatttttaCCCTTTTTATAAATCACCTTTTCACAAGGTGTTATCGATCATAGGAAACAAATATTACAATGCTATATGCTTttcgtctctctctctctccttctctctcgctctctctccttctctcttgctctctctctctctccttctctcttgCAATTAACGGAAATGAAGGATATTCAGCAAGTACTGATTAATTGTACAAATTTCACAATCGGTTGTTATATACAATTTTTCTTTACGTTTTCAGGCCATCCCATCATTGTGTTCCGGCCAGATGTCGCCATGTCGAACGAGAACGACGAAACGTACATAGGCGATTTGCGCAGCTTTGACGAGCTCAACATCTGGGTACAGGAGAAGTGTGTACCGTTGGTTCGTGAAATCACGTTCGAAAATGCGGAAGAGTTGACCGAAGAAGGTCTACCGTTCTTAATATTGTTCTATGCACCGGGTGATCTTGAGTCGATGAAGGACTATAAAGCTATTGTGCAGTTGGATCTCATATCTGAGAAACGTAAGCATTATTACCTTCAGTTaaacatattatttattatgtaTAAGTGAAATAATTATTCTACTTTGTATACGATAGAAAATGTAAACTTCCTGACCGCTGACGGTAAACGCTTTGCCCATCCGCTGCATCATCTTGGTAAAACTCAGGCCGATTTGCCATTGATTGCAATAGACTCCTTCCGCCACATGTACTTATTCCCGAATTTTAAGGATATTTATGTACCGGGCAAACTTAAGCAATTCCTGAATGATCTCTACAGTGGTAAACTACACCGGTAAGTGATTGAAGCAAGTCCATACTCTCGTTGCATTCTTCATGGTGCATCTTTATCGTCATGTTATGCCTGTTCTAGTGAGTTCCATTACGGCCCAGAAAAGGACACGGTGGCTGATACGAACGCGATCGATGATGGCAAAAAGCCAACGACCCCACCAGAATCTACATTCAAAAAATTGGGACCTTCGAAAAATCGATACACTTTACTGCGTGATGAGCTTTAAAGGTTTGGGCGTAACAGTTCGAGTAGCAGACCACTATCAACAGGGGCAATGTTAGCCGGAACAAGGGATTTTCGAAACTACATTTCCGCAACTATTAGGAGAAGTAATCCCGTTTCCTGAATTGCACATACAGCTGGTGGAGACATAAATttggaggaaaaataaatccagTCGGAGGATGAGACAGAAATCGATAATGATGTAGGGGAAAGGGTTTAAATAACGCTCGTTCGGTTGCGACTAGCATCTTTAAGGTGAGACTAAAATGAACAATTTCCAATCTTTCCTATTCAACGCTATATTTGTTCATCATCAAACAAGCAGAGTTTATGAAAAGTTTTTCAACCGCCCTGATGATTAGCCAAAATTACATTTGGCACAATAGTCACTCAAGTACGAAGCGTTAAATGGCTGCACCACCTTATAGGTTGCGTTGTGATTGTTATTTGAACTTTGTCTTATACTTTCACCCCCTGCAACCGTGGCGCATCTAGTACCAGCAACATATGCTTAACCCAAAACAGTCAATAGTGTACCATGTGTAAGATGATTCTAAAAGCttaattttttgttagtttttgtttctgtgtgtaTGGACGAAAAGGCTATTTGCgtgaattgaatgaatgacttaagaagaaaatattttaaaaaaatctaagTGCGTACGGTGTAAAGCTGCAAACATGATAAAACTCCTAAAAGACACGTtcgtttgaataaaaaaataatcttgCAACTATCACGTGGAATAcaagtgagagagagagagaaaaagagaaaggatTCAAGaattcatattttaatttgttttatgctttttttttaattgtaataaTTCTTTATGGAGTTAGTCAATTTTACAGTTAAACAATTGATgtgtttaatgtttgatttaacaGTTTAATCCACGGTGTTATGTTTCATTAAACAATCGTTACTACAAAACATATACCAGCCCTGCAGATTTTTTCGTCATTTAGCTTGAAAGCTCTGTCAATTTTTTCTCATTGTCTAAGTATGATGGATACCTTCTCTTGTTCTCCAGAATTATTTTTACTACTtcaatctttaaaaaaagctAGTGATTCCATTATATTGCTAACATATAGAAATGCTTGAAGTGAGGCAAAAAAGTTAAAAGGTTGTTATCTGGATTTAATTGAATCTAAATCTACACGGATGTAGCGTGACGCTTTTTTGTAAGGCCATTAGCAAACCTATTAATAAGAAGATGTGATTGTGGtcttgtttatattttaaaatagagGATATATGGACGCTAGAATCATGAAAAAAGCTAATTTAACTAAAattgtttgctgcttttgtttcgttgtctATGTTAAATACACTTCCAATTTTCGTCGAGGATAGTTCAAGAATCTTAAGCTAGTACAGGTAACTTTTCTGATTATGAACCATTGCAAATGAATAATTATGCTCATTGCTAGCGAAAACTTGAATGGAAAGCAGGACTCATTTCTAGTGAAAGGATAAAAATTTATGATACTTAGTAATACATTTGCTAATACAACGGATGAAAATGttcttttcaaattaataCGATGaaatacaggcagttcccgagatacgcggttcctcttatacgcggattcggacatacgcggtttttggaaatttgaaagctgagctagtttatagcacaaaatctaagaaaaaacggtgaaaaattggtctaaAATCCTACCCTTGTTatattaaacatttctttctaacttactgtaatgtaatctttctaaaaatcgcttGATTCggcgaataaattaagtgccaagaaggaagtcgactctgtgactttgaagcataaaagaaattgcaccaggattcgacttacgcggaaattcgagttacgcggatttttcccggtcacgcggtccgctataatagcgtatctcggggactgcctgtataccACACGCTGTCATAACGtacagacagtccccgagGGAAAAATACTCGAAATTCCGCGTAAGTCgcatcctggtgcaatttcgtttatatttcaaagtcacaaagtcgactTCCTGCTCTGGACTTATTTATTTCACCGAagcaggcgattttaagaaagaatacatttaaaataagttaaaaatattttttttgtgacaaaaaaggtattttcgaccaatttttatttttttgcttaaattttgtgctatttaCTAGCTCATCggtaaaatttccaaaaaccgcgtatctccgaatccgcgtataagaggatccgcgtatctcggggactgcctgtacattgTTCTTTTGTCATTTTGTCATATCCAGGGTATACCTCACGTGCATAGATCTTAATCGATGAAACGAACTTTctgagaagaagaaacaacaaaGAGTGTAGATAAACAAACCATCCAGACGAGTGCGTTAGTCATAAGCAGCATTATCTCTCATAACAATGGCGAAGTTCATAGGAATAGTGATTTGTTTGATGATTGCGTGGTAACAAAAACGTGTTTGAAACTGTTCCGTGCTTTTCGTctgattcgttttttttttcaatttcagcGCTTGCTTGGAAGTTGTGGGACAGAAAAGTTGCGATGATATTCATTTATTCCTTAAATACACAACAACTCTTATAAAATCACTCCCATATCACACGTATCCAGTGTTTAATCTATGCACGAACCAGACTGCACAACACGAATATCAGATCGCAACCATGTTCTACCAAAACATGACCAATGCACCGGAATGTAAGAAATATCTGGAAAATAACCACATGACGGTTTATG
This window of the Anopheles moucheti chromosome X, idAnoMoucSN_F20_07, whole genome shotgun sequence genome carries:
- the LOC128306469 gene encoding endoplasmic reticulum resident protein 44 isoform X1; this encodes MATSLKFVLFQYIMVVYTFYNPTNSGAVQLNSENIDMTLASNELVLINFYADWCRFSNILQPIFDEAAEKVQTAFPESGKVVMGKVDCDRESAVASRFHITKYPTLKVLRNGQPTKREYRGARTVEAFTEFIRKQLEDPIREFQNIKDLEQLDSKKRIVVGYFDRRDMPEYNTFRRVATNLKEDCQFHVGFGDVVQALHPPGYSASHPIIVFRPDVAMSNENDETYIGDLRSFDELNIWVQEKCVPLVREITFENAEELTEEGLPFLILFYAPGDLESMKDYKAIVQLDLISEKQNVNFLTADGKRFAHPLHHLGKTQADLPLIAIDSFRHMYLFPNFKDIYVPGKLKQFLNDLYSGKLHREFHYGPEKDTVADTNAIDDGKKPTTPPESTFKKLGPSKNRYTLLRDEL
- the LOC128306469 gene encoding endoplasmic reticulum resident protein 44 isoform X2, whose protein sequence is MATSLKFVLFQYIMVVYTFYNPTNSGAVQLNSENIDMTLASNELVLINFYADWCRFSNILQPIFDEAAEKVQTAFPESGKVVMGKVDCDRESAVASRFHITKYPTLKVLRNGQPTKREYRGARTVEAFTEFIRKQLEDPIREFQNIKDLEQLDSKKRIVVGYFDRRDMPEYNTFRRVATNLKEDCQFHVGFGDVVQALHPPGHPIIVFRPDVAMSNENDETYIGDLRSFDELNIWVQEKCVPLVREITFENAEELTEEGLPFLILFYAPGDLESMKDYKAIVQLDLISEKQNVNFLTADGKRFAHPLHHLGKTQADLPLIAIDSFRHMYLFPNFKDIYVPGKLKQFLNDLYSGKLHREFHYGPEKDTVADTNAIDDGKKPTTPPESTFKKLGPSKNRYTLLRDEL
- the LOC128306469 gene encoding endoplasmic reticulum resident protein 44 isoform X3, whose product is MCLSIQSDPNFVQFVLLRCVFYNPTNSGAVQLNSENIDMTLASNELVLINFYADWCRFSNILQPIFDEAAEKVQTAFPESGKVVMGKVDCDRESAVASRFHITKYPTLKVLRNGQPTKREYRGARTVEAFTEFIRKQLEDPIREFQNIKDLEQLDSKKRIVVGYFDRRDMPEYNTFRRVATNLKEDCQFHVGFGDVVQALHPPGHPIIVFRPDVAMSNENDETYIGDLRSFDELNIWVQEKCVPLVREITFENAEELTEEGLPFLILFYAPGDLESMKDYKAIVQLDLISEKQNVNFLTADGKRFAHPLHHLGKTQADLPLIAIDSFRHMYLFPNFKDIYVPGKLKQFLNDLYSGKLHREFHYGPEKDTVADTNAIDDGKKPTTPPESTFKKLGPSKNRYTLLRDEL